The bacterium genome includes the window GCGCGGACCTCCGCGATCTTCGCCCGGTACGCCAGGCTCGTCGTATATGTCGTCATCTTCACGACGTCGTCGAACGTCGCCCCGGCGGAGGCCAGGACCGCCTTGAGGTTTTCGAACACCTGCACCGCCTGGGCCTCGACGTCGCCTCTGCCGACGATCGCCCCCTCGATGTCCTGCGCCACCTGACCCGCGAGAAACACCAACCCCCCGGCCTTCGCCGCGTGCGAGTACCCTGTCGTCTTGTGCACGCCCCGAACGGCCACGTCCTCACGCCGCATATCCATCCCTCCTCCGTGAAAGGGCACGAGTCGCGCGTCACCCATGACGCGGCGGCGACGACGCGGTCTCCAATCTTCGCGCTCACGGTGCGGACTCCCCCGTCGGCTAAGCGTTGTGCATCTCTCAGGCGGTGAGCTTACGCAGGGCAGACCCAGGCTAACGCCGATCAATAAGCGGCGACGTCGACGACAGCGATTCAGTCGGATAAGTTCCTGCTCGATCGAAACTCTCTCCAAGCCGGTGACTTGCCGCGCATTCGTGCGCTGCAGCACGGCTGGTAAGCTATCGAATTAGCGCAGTGATCTGAACGCCGCTCGGACCTCTTCA containing:
- a CDS encoding RidA family protein; the encoded protein is MRREDVAVRGVHKTTGYSHAAKAGGLVFLAGQVAQDIEGAIVGRGDVEAQAVQVFENLKAVLASAGATFDDVVKMTTYTTSLAYRAKIAEVRARYFKTYFPPNTFVVVASLATPEYLLEIEAVAACP